The following DNA comes from Solirubrobacterales bacterium.
TTGCTCCTGGCCAGCAGCCGGACCCGCTCGCTGTTCGAGCTGGCCAGCGCTGCCAGGCCGACCGCGATCGCACCGCTTCCGGCGACTGCGATTTCGGGATAGGGGTTGTCGACGGTCACTCGTGCATCACTGGCTGCGAGGTTCGCATATGGCTGCCCGCCGGCGTCGCCAAGGCGGCCGACATGAGCCCGGAAGCCGTTTGACTGACACGTCAATCAGCTATCGTGAAGTCAGGTTTTCCCGCGCTGCGGGCACACGGTCCGGATATTTACGAAAGGTTTTCGATGAGCAAGTTTGGCGGACGCGAAGTCGTGATCGTGGATGCGGTCCGGACCCCGGTCGGTCGGGGCCACAAGGAGAAGGGCTACTACAAAGACCAGCATGCCTCCAACCTCCTGGCCCACGCGTACTCGGGGCTGATCGAGCGGACCGGGATCGATCCGGCCCTGGTCGAGGACGTGGTCGGTGGCTGCGTCCAGCAGTTCGGCGAGCAGTCGATGAACATCTCCCGCAACGCCTGGCTCGAGGCCGGTTTCCCGATCGAGACCCCGGCCACCACGATCGACCGCCAGTGCGGATCCGCCCAGCAGTCGGTCAACTACGCCGCGGCGATGATCGCCTCCGGTGTCCACGACGTGATGGTTGGCGGCGGGGTCGAGCACATGGGCCACATCGGATTCGGCGATGCGATGAACGTGATGAAGGAGTACGGCTTCGGTTACTCGCCGGAGCTGCTCGAGAAGTACAACCTGGTCAACCAGGGGATCTCGGCCGAGATGATCGCCGACAAGTGGGACATCTCCCGGACCGAACTCGACGAACTGGCTGTGGTTTCACACGCCCGTGCCCAGCAGGCGACGGAGGAAGGCCGCTACACCAACGAGATCCTGCCGTACACGGTCGGTGACGAGACCTTCACCACCGACCAGGGTATCCGTCCCGGCACTACCGTCGAGAAACTGGCCGGGCTGAAGCCGGCCTTCAAGGAGGACGGCAAGGTGACCGCCGGTAACGCCTCCCAGGTTTCGGACGGGGCCGCCGCCCTGCTACTGATGACCCGCGAGAAGGCCGATGAGCTCGGGCTCAAGCCACGGGCAAGGATCCTCGACCAGACCTGCGTCGGGGTAGACCCGGTGATGATGCTGACCGGTCCGATCCCGGCCACCCACAAACTGCTCGAGCGCAACTCGATGAGCATGGAAGACATCGACCTGTTCGAGGTCAACGAGGCCTTTGCCTCGGTTGTGATCGCCTGGCAGCGCGAACTCAACCCGGACATGGACAAGGTCAACGTGAACGGTGGCGCGATGGCGATCGGCCACGCCCTCGGTTCAACCGGTGGCCGTCTGCTCACCACTCTCCTCAACGAGCTGGAACGTCAGGACAAGGAGACCGGCCTGGTCACCATGTGCTGTGGTGGAGGAATGGGCACCGGCACCCTGATCCAGCGGATCTGACGGACTCTCGCGCGGCGTCTCGCCGCACCTCGCGGGGGCCGCCGTGCGGAGCACTGTCGGACCCGGCGAGTCGCACCGATACTTGGCGACAGCCTCGTCAGATCCGCTGGATCGATCCAGTTTCTGACGGACTCCGGCACGGCGTCTCGCCGCACCCCGCGGATTCTCGCGGTGGGCACTCCGGCGCACCCGACGCCCCGCCCAACAACGCGTTCTGGAGCCGATAGTGGCGGCCATATGGCCACAACCGGCTCCAGAACAGCGGGCAGGAGTCCACCGAGGTTTCTGGAGCCGATAGTGGCGGCTATATGGCTACTATCGGCTCCAGAACGGTTTTTTCGGGTTGTCGGTGGCTTTGGAGGGTTGGGGAAGTAGGGTTCCGTTCATGACGGCTTTGGAGCGGGTTTCGATCGGGGCTATGGGCGCGACACCGGGGGATCTGGCGGATCTCGCGCGGGAGGCCGAGGCGGCCGGTTTTGAATCGGTCTGGGCGATCGAACTTTTCCGGAACGCTTTCACTCAGACCACCTACCTTTCCACCCAGACCGAGTCGATCGATGTGGGTACGGCGATCGCCTGGGGTTTCGTCCGCAGTCCGATGACCATGGCGATGAGCGCGATGGACATCGACGAGATCTCCGGCGGCCGCTTCCGTCTGGGGCTCGGCCCGGGTGTGAAGCGCCTCAACGAGACCTGGCACAACGCCGAGTACGGTCGTCCGGCACCGCACCTGAGGGAGACGATCCAGGCGGTTCGGGAGATCATCCACGCTGCATCCGAGGTTCGACCCGCATCCTTCAAAGGCGAGTACTACGACCTGGACATCAAGGGCTGGATCCGGGGTGCCCCGCCGGTCAGGACCGAGATCCCGATCTACACCGCAGCGGTCCAGCAGGGGATGGCGAGGATGGCCGGCGACGTCGCCGATGGACTGATCGGGCATCCGCTCTGCTCGGCCCGCTGGATCGAGCAGGAGATCGTCCCGGCGTTCGAGCTCGGCCTCTCCCGCTCCGGCCGTGAGCGTTCCTCCTTCACCTATCTGCCGAGCATCTGTGTGGCGATCGACGACGACTACGAGCGTGGCCTCGACGCCGCCCGTCGCACGGTCGCCTTCTACTCGACCGTGAAGACCTACATGCCGCTCTACGAGCTACACGGCTTCGGCCAGAACGCCGCCGATGCGGCCGCTGCGTTCCGTCGTGGGGACATCGACGGGGTGGCCGCAGCGATCCCGGACGAGATGGTCGAGACCTACTGCGCGGTCGGCAGCCCGGACCAGGTTCGGGCCAAGGTCGAGGAGGTGGCCGCCTTTGCCGACGCGATCTTCCCCGGTGCCCCCACCTACTTCATTCCGCTCGAACAGATCACCGAGTACAACCGGAAGATCATCGAAGTCTTCGGCGCTAGTCCTGATCGCTTGTGACGTCACCACGGTCGGTGAGCGCGGCGATGTCCTCCAGGTCCACCGGTCGACCTCGGGCTTCCTTCATGCGGATGAGGTCATCCAGTC
Coding sequences within:
- a CDS encoding thiolase family protein, which encodes MSKFGGREVVIVDAVRTPVGRGHKEKGYYKDQHASNLLAHAYSGLIERTGIDPALVEDVVGGCVQQFGEQSMNISRNAWLEAGFPIETPATTIDRQCGSAQQSVNYAAAMIASGVHDVMVGGGVEHMGHIGFGDAMNVMKEYGFGYSPELLEKYNLVNQGISAEMIADKWDISRTELDELAVVSHARAQQATEEGRYTNEILPYTVGDETFTTDQGIRPGTTVEKLAGLKPAFKEDGKVTAGNASQVSDGAAALLLMTREKADELGLKPRARILDQTCVGVDPVMMLTGPIPATHKLLERNSMSMEDIDLFEVNEAFASVVIAWQRELNPDMDKVNVNGGAMAIGHALGSTGGRLLTTLLNELERQDKETGLVTMCCGGGMGTGTLIQRI
- a CDS encoding LLM class flavin-dependent oxidoreductase, whose protein sequence is MTALERVSIGAMGATPGDLADLAREAEAAGFESVWAIELFRNAFTQTTYLSTQTESIDVGTAIAWGFVRSPMTMAMSAMDIDEISGGRFRLGLGPGVKRLNETWHNAEYGRPAPHLRETIQAVREIIHAASEVRPASFKGEYYDLDIKGWIRGAPPVRTEIPIYTAAVQQGMARMAGDVADGLIGHPLCSARWIEQEIVPAFELGLSRSGRERSSFTYLPSICVAIDDDYERGLDAARRTVAFYSTVKTYMPLYELHGFGQNAADAAAAFRRGDIDGVAAAIPDEMVETYCAVGSPDQVRAKVEEVAAFADAIFPGAPTYFIPLEQITEYNRKIIEVFGASPDRL